The following are encoded in a window of Pseudomonas sp. JQ170C genomic DNA:
- a CDS encoding amino acid permease: MSGQNTHSGELKRGLKNRHIQLIALGGAIGTGLFLGSAGVMKSAGPSMILGYAICGFIAFMIMRQLGEMIVEEPVAGSFSHFAHKYWGGFAGFLSGWNCWVLYILVGMSELTAVGKYIHYWWPEIPTWASAAAFFILINAINLANVKVFGEAEFWFAIIKVLAIVGMIALGSWMLTTGSGGPQASVSNLWEHGGFFPNGVSGLVMALAIIMFSFGGLEMLGFTAAEADKPKTVIPKAINQVIYRILIFYIGALVVLLSLTPWDSLVTSLDAAGGTYGASPFVQVFSLLGSDVAAHILNFVVLTAALSVYNSGTYCNARMLYGMAAQGDAPAGLAKIDKRGVPVRSILASAAVTLVAVLLNYFIPQHALELLMSLVVAALVINWAMISYSHLKFRQHLNKTGQTPLFKALWYPYGNYICLAFVVLILGIMLQIPGIQVSVYAIPVWLLVMVVCYNLKSKRSKPAASVAADALKN, encoded by the coding sequence ATGAGTGGACAAAACACGCATTCAGGCGAGCTGAAACGCGGCCTGAAAAATCGCCATATCCAATTGATCGCCCTGGGCGGCGCGATTGGTACCGGCCTGTTCCTGGGTTCGGCCGGGGTGATGAAGTCGGCGGGTCCGTCGATGATTCTCGGCTATGCGATCTGTGGCTTCATCGCCTTCATGATCATGCGCCAGCTCGGCGAGATGATCGTCGAAGAGCCGGTGGCCGGTTCTTTCAGTCACTTTGCCCACAAATACTGGGGCGGTTTCGCAGGTTTCCTGTCGGGCTGGAACTGCTGGGTGTTGTACATCCTGGTCGGCATGTCGGAGCTGACTGCGGTCGGCAAATACATCCACTACTGGTGGCCAGAAATCCCGACCTGGGCTTCGGCAGCAGCCTTTTTCATCCTGATCAACGCCATCAACCTGGCCAACGTCAAAGTCTTCGGCGAGGCCGAGTTCTGGTTTGCGATCATCAAGGTACTGGCCATTGTCGGCATGATCGCCCTGGGCAGCTGGATGCTGACCACCGGGAGCGGCGGCCCGCAAGCCTCGGTCAGCAACCTCTGGGAGCACGGCGGGTTCTTCCCCAATGGCGTGAGCGGCCTGGTGATGGCGCTGGCGATCATCATGTTCTCCTTTGGCGGCCTGGAAATGCTCGGTTTCACCGCTGCTGAAGCCGACAAGCCGAAAACCGTGATTCCTAAAGCGATCAACCAGGTGATCTACCGCATCCTGATTTTCTACATCGGGGCCCTGGTCGTGCTGCTGTCGCTGACCCCGTGGGACAGCCTGGTCACCAGCCTCGACGCCGCCGGTGGCACCTATGGCGCCAGCCCGTTCGTACAGGTGTTCTCGCTGCTCGGTAGCGATGTGGCTGCTCACATCCTCAACTTCGTGGTTCTGACGGCCGCGCTGTCGGTGTACAACAGCGGCACCTACTGCAACGCCCGCATGCTCTACGGCATGGCTGCGCAAGGCGATGCCCCGGCAGGCCTGGCGAAGATCGACAAACGCGGTGTGCCGGTACGTTCGATCCTGGCGTCGGCGGCGGTAACCCTGGTTGCGGTGCTGCTCAACTACTTCATCCCGCAGCATGCGCTTGAACTGCTGATGTCGTTGGTCGTGGCGGCCCTGGTGATCAACTGGGCGATGATCAGCTACTCGCACCTCAAGTTCCGCCAGCACCTGAACAAGACCGGCCAGACGCCGCTGTTCAAGGCCCTGTGGTACCCCTACGGCAACTACATCTGCCTGGCCTTCGTGGTGCTGATCCTGGGCATCATGCTGCAGATCCCGGGTATCCAGGTCTCGGTCTACGCGATCCCGGTCTGGCTGCTGGTGATGGTTGTTTGCTACAACCTCAAATCCAAGCGCAGCAAGCCAGCGGCAAGTGTCGCTGCCGATGCGCTGAAGAACTGA
- a CDS encoding DUF1120 domain-containing protein: MKRLLTLALAFASALPPLAAYAEECRLQSSPGHIDYGTLDRSRLSPQHSSLPLPGKTAQVTLSCTQPVDLGLFFKAEFLDNERWRLTDNGHLRIKASNAVVDGESVELGLLSHTGATPGPAAASLEWRPQHGVAPVRAGQAVRGRSLGLTLTLEGELSASAFQVRDMIQSAVNGQLQAPASGATSNLDLHWQIQPAACIPQLSNNGVVDYGKIAAQSLQADRRTRLPSRHLNLTINCDSPARYALLMHDNRDGTALVNAMVFYGLGLDAASNRIGLFEVVFDPKLISADHMPAVYLTYSTGGGTYWSNASDKSNSITSKTLLAFTDEDNTTKGPVPFRNLNTSIEIKPVIAPTLDLDLRQDILLDGSATIEIVYL; the protein is encoded by the coding sequence ATGAAACGACTGCTGACCCTGGCCCTGGCCTTCGCCAGCGCACTACCGCCCCTGGCTGCCTACGCCGAAGAGTGCCGACTGCAGAGCAGCCCCGGACACATCGACTACGGCACCCTTGATCGCTCCCGGCTCAGCCCGCAGCATTCGTCCCTGCCCCTGCCGGGAAAAACCGCCCAGGTCACCCTCAGTTGCACCCAGCCGGTCGATCTTGGCCTGTTCTTCAAGGCCGAGTTCCTCGACAACGAACGCTGGCGACTCACCGACAACGGTCACTTGCGTATCAAGGCCAGCAACGCCGTGGTCGATGGCGAGTCGGTCGAGCTGGGCCTGCTCAGCCATACCGGCGCGACCCCGGGGCCCGCCGCCGCGAGCCTGGAATGGCGCCCGCAGCATGGCGTGGCTCCGGTTCGCGCAGGGCAGGCCGTGCGCGGGCGCAGCCTGGGCCTGACCTTGACCCTGGAGGGCGAGCTGTCCGCTTCGGCCTTCCAGGTTCGCGACATGATCCAGTCTGCAGTGAACGGGCAGTTGCAGGCACCCGCCAGTGGCGCCACCAGTAACCTTGACCTGCACTGGCAGATCCAGCCCGCTGCCTGCATCCCGCAGCTGTCGAACAATGGCGTGGTGGATTACGGCAAGATTGCGGCGCAATCGCTGCAGGCCGACCGGCGTACACGCCTGCCCTCACGGCACCTCAACCTGACCATCAACTGCGACAGCCCGGCACGCTATGCCTTGCTCATGCACGACAACCGCGACGGCACCGCGCTGGTCAACGCCATGGTGTTCTATGGCCTGGGCCTGGACGCCGCCAGCAACCGCATCGGCCTGTTTGAAGTGGTGTTCGACCCCAAACTGATCAGCGCCGATCACATGCCCGCGGTCTACCTGACCTACTCCACCGGCGGCGGCACCTATTGGAGCAATGCCAGCGACAAGAGCAACAGCATCACCAGCAAGACCCTGCTCGCCTTCACCGATGAAGACAACACCACCAAAGGCCCGGTGCCGTTTCGCAACCTGAACACCAGCATCGAGATAAAACCGGTGATCGCCCCGACGCTGGACCTGGACCTGCGCCAGGACATCCTCCTGGATGGCTCTGCGACCATCGAGATCGTCTACCTGTAA